Proteins from a genomic interval of Treponema succinifaciens DSM 2489:
- a CDS encoding Dabb family protein: MPEALKEYSKHPEHVAVADSKVRPFTASRACLDFEI; this comes from the coding sequence ATTCCAGAAGCCCTCAAAGAATATTCAAAACACCCGGAACACGTAGCAGTTGCAGATAGCAAGGTTCGTCCATTTACAGCAAGCCGTGCCTGCCTGGATTTTGAAATATAA
- a CDS encoding sensor histidine kinase, giving the protein MSKSVALTLKHVFKIELLIIYVAIINFGFSIYFKTYSNKKISELDSQMLKVQLEENSGNFNHDDLIEKLTYDYAPFTYFDEELKTELSEIIELLETNQSTIEPIITFQNNMHQTQNRLNLGYDTLLYCSLILIMIAVFLIVEKSFKNRIDLHRLKVMSEEQSKISRNLHDGVAQDLAALKLYLEKEDISKSKFYAQQAFNEVRYMIGTTHLNLSETFEEIVKKLAVTLEANYGISTKVFIGSTKIQHLSENVQIELVRILQEALSNISRHANASNVEIRFVDGIDDFRFIIKDDGKGFSEEEVELKNKQSAKKHYGVSNIKERVELLGGTVNFISEGGTTIAITIKDSVR; this is encoded by the coding sequence ATGAGCAAAAGTGTTGCTTTAACATTGAAGCATGTTTTTAAAATTGAATTACTCATCATCTATGTGGCAATAATCAATTTTGGGTTTTCCATTTATTTTAAGACCTACTCAAACAAAAAGATTTCGGAACTGGATTCTCAGATGCTCAAAGTCCAGCTGGAAGAAAACAGCGGCAATTTTAATCATGATGATTTGATAGAAAAACTCACTTACGATTACGCGCCTTTTACTTATTTTGATGAAGAATTAAAAACTGAACTTTCAGAGATTATTGAACTTCTGGAAACAAATCAGAGCACAATTGAGCCGATAATCACTTTTCAAAACAACATGCACCAGACGCAGAACCGCCTGAACCTTGGCTACGACACACTTTTGTACTGCTCTCTCATCCTCATTATGATTGCAGTTTTTCTGATTGTAGAAAAATCCTTTAAAAACAGAATTGACCTTCACCGCCTTAAAGTTATGAGCGAAGAACAGTCTAAAATCAGCCGCAACCTTCACGACGGTGTTGCTCAGGATCTAGCCGCCCTCAAACTTTATCTTGAAAAGGAAGATATTTCAAAATCAAAGTTTTATGCTCAGCAGGCTTTTAACGAAGTGCGCTATATGATTGGAACCACTCACCTGAACTTAAGTGAAACTTTTGAGGAAATCGTAAAAAAACTTGCGGTGACGCTTGAAGCAAACTACGGGATTTCCACCAAGGTCTTCATCGGTTCAACTAAAATTCAGCATTTAAGCGAAAATGTCCAAATTGAACTCGTCCGCATTTTGCAGGAAGCTCTTTCCAACATCAGCCGTCATGCAAATGCCAGTAACGTGGAAATCCGTTTTGTAGATGGAATCGACGACTTCCGCTTTATTATAAAAGATGATGGCAAAGGTTTTTCGGAAGAAGAAGTTGAACTTAAAAACAAGCAGAGCGCCAAAAAGCATTACGGCGTTTCTAACATAAAAGAGCGAGTGGAACTTTTGGGCGGCACTGTCAATTTTATAAGCGAGGGAGGAACAACAATTGCAATCACAATTAAAGATTCTGTTCGTTGA
- a CDS encoding DUF3791 domain-containing protein, with protein sequence MQPPDVYHTLNKTKILDDYIIKYYDVLHTQGEMALVEDISDFVREKGIAV encoded by the coding sequence ATGCAACCTCCTGATGTTTATCATACATTGAACAAAACGAAAATCCTCGACGATTATATCATAAAATATTACGATGTGCTTCATACGCAGGGGGAAATGGCTTTAGTCGAAGATATTTCTGATTTTGTACGTGAAAAAGGAATCGCTGTATGA
- a CDS encoding response regulator: MQSQLKILFVDDHVGLRDGMTQMLKNKDSSFDFVCASDYESALETLKENRGIKIVILDLNLDGRSGLELIPELKKLSPDIAILIYTMFNDVIHVENSLLNGV, from the coding sequence TTGCAATCACAATTAAAGATTCTGTTCGTTGATGATCATGTGGGCTTACGCGACGGCATGACGCAGATGCTTAAAAATAAAGATTCCTCTTTTGATTTTGTGTGCGCAAGTGATTATGAAAGCGCACTGGAAACCTTAAAGGAAAACCGCGGCATCAAAATTGTCATTCTTGATTTGAACCTAGACGGCAGAAGCGGACTTGAATTGATTCCCGAACTCAAAAAGCTTTCTCCCGACATTGCTATTTTGATTTACACCATGTTCAATGATGTGATTCATGTTGAAAATTCTCTTTTGAACGGAGTCTAG
- a CDS encoding WYL domain-containing protein, producing the protein MLDNGSVYLFAYSEYADTVLLYDLNFMADIVITGEEFKLPKKYDFNNYCGGGRLGAFKSDNVEKYKIRFTGYAKDWIKLHKWADDQEFKEDKKSTTITFSSSQFEKVLQLIFSWGSQAEPLEPKQLVKRWKEEITALWKKIK; encoded by the coding sequence ATTCTTGACAACGGTTCTGTATATCTTTTTGCCTACAGTGAATATGCGGACACAGTTCTTCTATATGATTTGAATTTTATGGCAGATATTGTTATTACAGGCGAAGAATTCAAGCTTCCTAAAAAATACGATTTCAATAACTATTGTGGCGGCGGCAGACTTGGAGCATTTAAAAGCGATAATGTTGAAAAATATAAAATCCGTTTTACAGGATATGCAAAAGATTGGATAAAGCTTCACAAATGGGCAGATGATCAAGAATTTAAGGAAGATAAAAAATCCACAACAATAACTTTTTCCTCAAGTCAATTTGAAAAAGTGCTTCAATTAATTTTTTCATGGGGCTCACAAGCAGAACCACTTGAACCAAAACAACTGGTAAAAAGATGGAAAGAAGAAATCACCGCCTTATGGAAAAAAATAAAATAA
- a CDS encoding helix-turn-helix domain-containing protein, with protein sequence MQSLLVKHGREHDITNDLSYLFDNYKSLSKKEREVFILLSQDMHVADIAKKLGKSEKTVINQRTEVYSKLDIKDRHDLLEKAKLLGLTV encoded by the coding sequence ATGCAATCCCTCCTTGTAAAACATGGGCGCGAACACGACATCACAAATGATTTGAGCTACCTTTTTGATAACTACAAATCACTTTCCAAAAAAGAGCGTGAAGTTTTTATTCTTCTTTCGCAGGATATGCACGTTGCAGACATTGCAAAAAAGCTCGGTAAATCAGAAAAAACAGTCATTAATCAGCGAACCGAAGTCTATTCAAAACTCGATATTAAAGACAGGCACGACCTTCTTGAAAAAGCAAAACTTCTGGGGCTTACAGTATGA